TATAAACCAtgatcaaaatcaattcacaATTTCACCATAAACCTAGcttttcatataataataacaacaataattttaaaaagagattattttttttaaaatgtttggtaattgaaataaaattattaaagttaaaattctTGTCCAAgcctaaatttattttgtataaaacttaaattcaaaataaattacgttttttaaatgatattttaaagcCAATGTGAGTTGAGCTTAACTAATATTATGTGTTTGTAAAGAACAATAGATCTCGGGTTCAAATCGTGCTTCAAGTTGtatcaaatattaaagtaatatttaatttggttaataattaaaagttaaatatattaaaaagttggTTTGAGTATAAAATATGGATTTGGGCACTTTCACTTACTCTCTcctataaataaatctttctttctcatatAATCTTCACAtctctgttttctttcttactAAAACAGAGTCTCCTCGGCCACTGGAAATAATGGGCTCTGAATCGAACTCCGGTGACCATCATATCCTCATGCTCCCTTTCATGGCACACGGCCATCTCATCCCCTTTCTTGAACTCGCTAATTTAATCCATCGGAGATCTTCTGTTTTCACCATTACCATCGCCAACACTCCCTCTAACATCAAATATCTACGCTCTGCCGCCTCCTCCGAGGCCAAAATCCACTTCGCCGAGCTCCACTTCAACAGCATCGACCATGGCCTCCCACCTAATACAGAGAACACCGAGAATCTCCCTCTAGACCAAATCCCTGCTCTGTTTCACTCTTCCACCGCTCTCCAACATCCCGTCCGACAACTAATCTCCGACATCGTTCAAAAAGATGGCAAACCTCCGGTGTGTATTATATCCGACGTGTTCTTTGGTTGGTCGGTGGCCATCGCAAGAAGCTTCAATATCCCGATTTTCAATTTCACTACTTGCGGTGCTTACGGTTCACTGGCCTATATCTCTCTCTGGTTGAATCTCCCTCACCAATCCACCACCGCCGACGAGTTTTCAATACCAGGCTTCCCAGAACGGTGCCGTTTCCAACGTTCCCAGCTTCACCGATTCTTACGAGCCGCCAAGGCCACCGATTCCTGGTGCACATATTTCCAACCACAACTCTCCTATGCTTTGAATTCCGATGGATGGCTCTGTAACACCGTCGAGGAAGTTGAATCTTTCGGACTGGGACTGTTGAGAGATTACATCAAAATCCCCGTCTGGGCAATTGGACCACTTCTTCCTCAAAGCTCCGGCCGCGGGTGGGTAAAAGAGAATGATTCCGGCGTGGATTTAGAAAATTGCATGGATTGGCTAAATTCCCACCAGAGAAATTCCGTTCTCTACATCTCATTCGGATCTCAGAACACAATCAGCGAGACCCAGATGATGGAATTAGCTCACGGATTGGAAGAAAGTGGTAAGGCATTCATATGGGTGGTGAGACCGCCATTAGGACACGACATTAAAGCAGAGTTCAAAGCTCATCAATGGCTGCCGGAGCAATTCGAGGAACGAATGAAGGAGACGAACCGAGGAATATTGATCAGAAATTGGGCACCCCAATTGGAGATTTTATCGCACGAATCGGTTGGGGCGTTCTTGAGCCATTGTGGGTGGAATTCGACGGTGGAAAGCTTGAGCCAGGGGGTTCCAATGATCACGTGGCCGATGGCAGCGGAGCAAGCTTACAACTCGAAGATGTTAATGGAAGAACTCGGGTTTGCAGTGGAGCTGACAATAGGAAAAGAGAGTGAAATTAAGAGAGGGAAAGTGAAGGAAGTGATAGAAATGGTGATGGAGGAAAATGGGAAAGGGGAAGAGATGAGGAAGAAGGCAGGCATTGCTAAGGAGAAGATGATGAATGCAATGAAAGATAATGAACAAAAGGGTTTATCTCTGAGAAGTTTGGAAGAATTTCTTGAAATCATTGAATCCAAAAAGGAGAAGACAAATGGGAGAGTGACAGTGAATTGAGTGAGTCCCAATGTTTGGCAACTATGGTGGCATTCACAAGTGCCACAAATGCATTTGTTTACGTCAGAACCATTTCACTTTCTCTCCTTTAAATAGTAATATATATGTGGACGGTATGCTcactttcaaataaatatatagactAAAATCTCATTTCTAGTCTTTTACATCTCATCtcgtttttactttttagtataacaaaaataatgatgGAAGATTATAGAGACGAAGAGTATgttaaaaccgacattaatcAAAACTCTCTTTCgtcaaattcaaacaaaacaatttggttactagttttaaaaatgttcgtattaaacttttgaactttcaaatcTATTATAGAAGACATGTTTGGAAAGTCTTCAACACACACAAagttgttttggttttctaaaCAACATATTTTTgaacttataaaaataaagttattaaattttaggttttttgaGAGTCGATTTGATTGACTGAAATCAACAGTTGTCCAAAAAAACTAAGAACCCAACCAATTGACCGATTTTTATGACTCATGTAATTAATTCTGTCCAAAAACCAATCTATAAGCAATCCAATACAATaatgtaacaattttaaatgaaatataagcATTATAATGTAAAACGACGATGTATTAATACTAGtgtttcaattaaaaaaagtgtcaaaaattaaatacttggAAATTGAAGA
This is a stretch of genomic DNA from Cucumis sativus cultivar 9930 chromosome 4, Cucumber_9930_V3, whole genome shotgun sequence. It encodes these proteins:
- the LOC101206336 gene encoding UDP-glycosyltransferase 92A1, with amino-acid sequence MGSESNSGDHHILMLPFMAHGHLIPFLELANLIHRRSSVFTITIANTPSNIKYLRSAASSEAKIHFAELHFNSIDHGLPPNTENTENLPLDQIPALFHSSTALQHPVRQLISDIVQKDGKPPVCIISDVFFGWSVAIARSFNIPIFNFTTCGAYGSLAYISLWLNLPHQSTTADEFSIPGFPERCRFQRSQLHRFLRAAKATDSWCTYFQPQLSYALNSDGWLCNTVEEVESFGLGLLRDYIKIPVWAIGPLLPQSSGRGWVKENDSGVDLENCMDWLNSHQRNSVLYISFGSQNTISETQMMELAHGLEESGKAFIWVVRPPLGHDIKAEFKAHQWLPEQFEERMKETNRGILIRNWAPQLEILSHESVGAFLSHCGWNSTVESLSQGVPMITWPMAAEQAYNSKMLMEELGFAVELTIGKESEIKRGKVKEVIEMVMEENGKGEEMRKKAGIAKEKMMNAMKDNEQKGLSLRSLEEFLEIIESKKEKTNGRVTVN